From the genome of Macrobrachium nipponense isolate FS-2020 chromosome 29, ASM1510439v2, whole genome shotgun sequence, one region includes:
- the LOC135206337 gene encoding uncharacterized protein LOC135206337 — MSSPRYPQSNGHAEAAMKSIKHLILKTAPSGNINCEEFDQDLLELRNTPNITGCSPAQILYGHPLCTCVPAHPQSFSKEWQSKSEDCGHRAATHAEHVKIQYDQHAHPLPRLNIG; from the coding sequence ATGTCTTCACCACGCTACCCACAGTCCAATGGTCATGCCGAAGCTGCCATGAAATCCATTAAGCACTTGATCCTCAAGACAGCACCTTCTGGCAATATAAACTGTGAGGAGTTTGACCAGGACCTTTTGGAACTGCGTAATACCCCCAACATCACAGGCTGCTCTCCAGCACAAATCTTGTATGGCCATCCACTCTGTACCTGCGTACCTGCTCATCCACAGTCTTTCTCGAAGGAGTGGCAATCCAAGTCTGAGGACTGTGGCCATCGTGCAGCCACCCACGCTGAACACGTGAAGATACAGTATGATCAGCATGCCCACCCACTTCCCAGATTGAACATTGGCTAA